In Cupriavidus basilensis, the following proteins share a genomic window:
- a CDS encoding response regulator, producing the protein MMAASASGLLAAWRRRLATRAGLRRYAYAVLLVVTVCLLAGGAAQLVYENDRANLGTRVESMLATNARLLGLWSGEQQRRAERIARLPEALRFARPLLLAPAPGQPLPDGEAVARFERWVTPVFQSSGYLGYVLATPDLKIVASELPGRTGRLLLPEPAQTARRALEEGSAASPPYPAPERTRDPWGTLVDLPFQVVCARLLDAGRAIGVLCLRLDPGAVMLPIIAAGQFGRTGELYAIDARGRLVSPSRFGAELEAKGRLAPGTASMLNVWARVPGQSGKDGGGAQPGGPLTLVAERLLRDHASVLAYDYADYRGQRAAGAGIWVPGLEMGLIVEQDMGEAFAPYLFTRDVLAALTAIILLLIGTATWIARRDGRRLAESQERMRAMLEHSPAVMSLKDSDHTMLALNPAMQALLGASEGEVLGRSDWDAGSNPEVARARREMEARVMSSGKAEEHVYALRTPHGERHLQMTRFPVRNPATHQVVGVGAVGIDITEQVEVNRRLTSLSQTLERRVEERTRELAQTNAELVVAKQAAESAAHAKASFLANMSHEIRTPMNAVIGMAHLALRTRLDDKQRGYLEKIQHSGQHLLEIIDDILDLSKIEAGKLEIERIDFSLERMLRTVSDLVAERAVAKHLELIVEVAPDVPDSLRGDPLRLRQILINFANNAVKFTHQGEIVIRVERHGDGQCQPRIRLRFEVRDTGIGIDPATCARLFQSFEQADASTTRRYGGSGLGLAICRRLVELMGGTLGVESTPGKGSNFWFELDLLAGKKRPASALVAPQLAGCRLLVADDHDYARQVIIAMLRNFGFRVDEAGSGRAALARIAQADEAADPYQAVFIDWKMPGLDGIETARHIDAMRLRHPRPRRVMITAHGREEVLREGEQSGFDATLIKPVSASLLLEATVRTLSPDNDAPPEATQPHSAALDATPELPSARVLLVEDNDINREVAVHLLQAAGIYPDTAENGAVALHLLQSGAYDLVLMDVQMPVMDGFEATRHIREQEAFASLPVVAMTANALPEDRARCLAAGMNDHIAKPISPPAFYAMLRQWLAVPGGDDAAPSAGSRPAWVDALASSPHLDVGGGLGRVSGRAQVYRQLLERFASGYADMPERIGERLAHGDRDGALSLAHSLKGLAANLGAMPISSAAATLEASLQLPHAPGRPDPVTLLAALRTAFLPLLAALRTHLPTEPAALDGGAPDACGPLAGPDVKQESVLKLLREQLEEGDSAANNTFARYRDVFTRLLCADGCQRLQAQVERYDYLAALATLDGGAAS; encoded by the coding sequence ATGATGGCCGCATCCGCTTCTGGATTGCTGGCTGCCTGGCGCAGGCGGCTGGCCACGCGCGCCGGTCTGCGGCGCTACGCCTATGCCGTGCTGCTGGTGGTGACAGTCTGCCTGCTGGCCGGCGGCGCCGCCCAGCTGGTGTACGAGAACGACCGGGCCAACCTGGGCACGCGCGTGGAGTCGATGCTGGCGACGAACGCGCGCCTGCTGGGGCTCTGGAGTGGCGAGCAGCAGCGGCGCGCCGAGCGGATTGCGCGCCTGCCGGAGGCGCTCAGGTTCGCGCGCCCGCTGCTCTTGGCCCCGGCCCCGGGCCAGCCGTTGCCGGATGGCGAGGCGGTGGCGAGGTTCGAACGCTGGGTGACCCCGGTCTTCCAGAGCAGCGGCTACCTCGGTTACGTCCTGGCTACGCCGGACCTCAAGATCGTGGCGTCGGAGCTGCCCGGCCGCACCGGCCGCCTGCTTTTGCCAGAGCCTGCCCAGACAGCCCGGCGGGCGCTGGAAGAGGGCAGCGCCGCCTCGCCGCCTTATCCTGCCCCGGAGCGAACCCGGGACCCGTGGGGCACGCTGGTGGACCTGCCGTTCCAGGTGGTGTGCGCCCGGCTGCTGGACGCGGGACGCGCCATTGGCGTGCTATGCCTGCGGCTGGATCCCGGCGCCGTGATGCTGCCGATCATCGCGGCTGGCCAGTTCGGCCGCACTGGCGAACTCTACGCCATCGACGCCCGGGGCCGGCTGGTGTCTCCCAGCCGCTTCGGCGCCGAGCTGGAGGCCAAGGGCCGGCTGGCGCCAGGCACCGCGTCCATGCTCAATGTATGGGCCCGGGTCCCCGGCCAGAGCGGCAAGGATGGCGGCGGCGCCCAGCCGGGCGGCCCGCTGACCCTGGTTGCCGAGCGCCTGCTGCGCGACCATGCCTCCGTGCTTGCCTACGACTATGCCGACTACCGTGGCCAGCGGGCCGCGGGCGCAGGCATCTGGGTCCCCGGCCTGGAGATGGGCTTGATCGTGGAGCAGGACATGGGCGAAGCGTTCGCCCCATACCTGTTCACCCGCGACGTGCTGGCGGCACTGACGGCCATCATCTTGCTGCTGATCGGCACCGCCACGTGGATCGCGCGGCGCGACGGCAGGCGCCTGGCGGAAAGCCAGGAAAGGATGCGCGCGATGCTTGAGCACTCGCCCGCCGTCATGTCGCTCAAGGACAGCGATCACACCATGCTGGCCCTGAACCCGGCCATGCAGGCGCTGCTCGGCGCGAGCGAGGGCGAAGTGCTGGGCAGGTCCGACTGGGATGCCGGCTCCAACCCTGAAGTCGCGCGGGCACGCCGGGAGATGGAGGCGCGCGTGATGTCATCGGGCAAGGCCGAGGAGCACGTCTACGCGCTGCGCACGCCCCATGGCGAGCGCCATCTCCAGATGACGCGCTTTCCGGTGCGCAACCCGGCCACCCATCAGGTGGTGGGGGTCGGTGCGGTGGGTATCGATATCACGGAGCAGGTCGAGGTCAACCGCCGGCTGACCTCGCTGTCCCAGACGCTGGAGCGCCGCGTCGAGGAACGTACGCGCGAGCTTGCCCAGACCAATGCTGAACTGGTCGTGGCCAAGCAGGCCGCGGAGAGCGCCGCGCATGCCAAGGCCAGCTTCCTGGCCAATATGAGCCATGAAATCCGTACCCCGATGAACGCGGTGATCGGCATGGCGCATCTGGCGCTGCGCACGCGGCTTGACGACAAGCAACGCGGCTACCTGGAAAAGATCCAGCATTCCGGCCAGCATCTGCTCGAGATCATCGATGACATCCTGGACCTGTCGAAGATCGAGGCCGGCAAGCTGGAGATCGAACGGATCGATTTTTCGCTGGAGCGGATGCTGCGCACGGTGAGCGACCTGGTGGCCGAACGGGCCGTTGCCAAGCACCTCGAACTGATCGTCGAAGTCGCCCCGGACGTGCCGGACTCGCTGCGCGGCGATCCGCTGCGCCTGCGCCAGATCCTGATCAACTTCGCCAACAACGCGGTGAAGTTCACCCACCAGGGTGAAATCGTAATACGCGTCGAGCGCCACGGCGACGGGCAATGCCAGCCCCGCATCCGCTTGCGCTTCGAGGTGCGCGACACCGGCATCGGCATCGACCCCGCGACCTGCGCGCGCCTGTTCCAGAGTTTCGAGCAGGCCGACGCCTCGACTACCCGGCGCTACGGCGGCAGCGGCCTGGGTCTGGCCATCTGCCGCCGTCTGGTGGAGTTGATGGGCGGCACCCTCGGGGTCGAAAGCACGCCGGGCAAGGGCAGCAACTTCTGGTTCGAGCTGGACCTGCTGGCGGGCAAGAAGCGGCCTGCCAGCGCCTTGGTCGCGCCACAGTTGGCGGGCTGCCGCCTGCTGGTGGCGGACGATCATGACTACGCCCGCCAGGTCATCATTGCCATGCTGCGCAACTTTGGCTTCCGCGTGGACGAGGCGGGTTCCGGCCGGGCTGCTCTGGCAAGGATCGCCCAGGCCGACGAAGCCGCCGATCCCTACCAGGCCGTGTTCATCGACTGGAAGATGCCTGGTCTCGACGGCATCGAGACCGCTCGCCATATCGACGCCATGCGCCTGCGCCACCCGCGCCCGCGCCGCGTCATGATTACCGCCCATGGCCGCGAGGAAGTCTTGCGCGAGGGCGAGCAATCGGGCTTTGACGCGACATTGATCAAGCCGGTGAGCGCATCGCTGCTGCTGGAGGCGACGGTGCGCACGCTGTCCCCGGACAATGACGCGCCACCGGAGGCGACGCAGCCGCATTCGGCGGCGCTCGATGCCACGCCGGAGTTGCCGAGCGCGCGCGTGCTGCTGGTAGAAGACAATGACATCAACCGCGAGGTCGCGGTCCACTTGCTGCAGGCTGCGGGCATCTACCCCGATACGGCCGAGAACGGCGCCGTGGCGCTGCACCTGCTCCAGTCCGGCGCTTACGACCTGGTCCTGATGGACGTGCAGATGCCCGTGATGGATGGGTTCGAAGCTACCCGGCACATCCGCGAGCAAGAGGCGTTCGCAAGCCTGCCGGTGGTGGCAATGACGGCTAACGCGTTGCCGGAAGACCGGGCGCGCTGCCTGGCCGCCGGCATGAACGACCATATCGCCAAGCCGATCAGCCCGCCGGCCTTCTACGCCATGCTGCGCCAGTGGCTGGCCGTCCCGGGCGGCGACGACGCCGCCCCGTCAGCCGGGTCCCGGCCGGCCTGGGTGGACGCGCTGGCAAGCTCGCCGCATCTTGATGTCGGCGGCGGCCTGGGCCGCGTCAGCGGCCGCGCGCAAGTCTACCGGCAGTTGCTTGAGCGCTTTGCCAGCGGTTACGCCGACATGCCGGAACGGATCGGCGAGCGGCTGGCGCATGGCGACCGCGACGGCGCGTTGTCGCTCGCGCACTCGCTCAAGGGCCTGGCCGCCAATCTCGGTGCCATGCCGATCTCGAGCGCGGCGGCTACGCTGGAGGCGAGCCTGCAACTTCCTCATGCGCCCGGGCGCCCCGACCCCGTTACGCTGCTGGCAGCCTTGCGCACTGCCTTCCTGCCATTGCTGGCGGCCTTGCGCACGCACCTGCCAACCGAACCCGCAGCGTTGGATGGCGGCGCGCCGGATGCGTGCGGCCCCCTTGCGGGTCCCGATGTCAAGCAGGAGTCCGTGCTCAAGCTCCTGCGCGAACAGCTGGAAGAGGGCGACAGCGCGGCCAACAACACCTTTGCCCGCTACCGGGACGTCTTTACCCGCCTGCTGTGCGCCGATGGCTGCCAGCGCCTGCAGGCACAGGTCGAGCGCTACGACTACCTGGCGGCACTGGCCACGCTGGATGGCGGCGCCGCGTCCTAG